One Chryseobacterium sp. StRB126 genomic region harbors:
- a CDS encoding sigma-54-dependent transcriptional regulator, with the protein MQKILIVEDEKAISGVLHSILSDELTDYEFVIAEDGLEGYKQVEKEDFALVISDIKMPKLSGTELLKQSLVLKPETTFIMISGHADIDSAVSCLKEGAYDFISKPIDINRLITSVKNALIKETLKKENKNLQTENKTLKRKVNKKYQMIGTSPALQKIQDMIEKVAVSDARVLITGPNGAGKELVAHAIHNQSERARGPMIEVNCAAIPSELIESELFGHVKGSFTGAIKDKQGKFEQANGGTIFLDEIGDMSLIAQAKVLRALQESKVSPVGSDKEIKVDVRVIAATNKNMQKEIEEGKFREDLYHRLSVIEIYVPPLDDRKDDIKLLVEHFSGMIADEHGTAMKKFDDKAIDALKALSWTGNIRELRNVVERLIILGGNTVSESDVASFVRK; encoded by the coding sequence ATGCAAAAAATCCTTATAGTAGAAGACGAAAAAGCAATCTCAGGAGTACTTCACAGTATTCTTTCTGACGAACTCACAGATTATGAATTTGTTATCGCCGAAGACGGCCTTGAAGGTTACAAACAGGTAGAAAAAGAAGATTTCGCATTGGTGATTTCTGATATCAAAATGCCTAAACTTTCAGGAACCGAGCTTTTAAAGCAGAGTCTCGTATTAAAACCTGAAACTACCTTTATCATGATTTCAGGTCACGCAGACATTGATTCTGCTGTTTCCTGTCTAAAAGAGGGTGCATACGACTTTATTTCCAAGCCGATTGACATCAACAGGCTTATTACCAGCGTAAAAAATGCTTTGATTAAAGAAACTCTGAAGAAAGAAAACAAAAATCTTCAGACTGAAAATAAAACGTTAAAGAGAAAAGTAAATAAAAAATACCAGATGATCGGAACTTCTCCTGCCCTGCAGAAGATTCAGGATATGATCGAAAAGGTAGCTGTTTCTGACGCAAGAGTTCTAATCACAGGACCAAACGGTGCCGGAAAAGAATTGGTAGCTCATGCTATTCACAACCAAAGTGAGCGCGCAAGAGGGCCTATGATAGAAGTAAACTGTGCCGCAATTCCTTCTGAGCTTATTGAATCTGAGCTTTTCGGACACGTAAAGGGTTCTTTCACAGGTGCTATTAAAGATAAGCAGGGAAAATTTGAGCAAGCTAACGGAGGAACAATCTTCCTTGACGAGATTGGAGATATGAGCCTTATCGCTCAGGCCAAAGTATTGAGAGCTCTTCAGGAAAGCAAAGTATCTCCTGTAGGAAGTGATAAAGAAATAAAAGTTGATGTAAGAGTAATTGCAGCAACCAACAAAAATATGCAGAAAGAGATTGAGGAAGGTAAATTCAGAGAAGACCTTTACCACAGACTTTCTGTAATTGAAATCTACGTTCCGCCATTGGATGACAGAAAAGATGATATCAAATTATTGGTTGAACATTTCTCAGGTATGATTGCTGATGAGCATGGTACTGCTATGAAAAAGTTTGATGATAAAGCTATTGATGCTTTAAAAGCACTTTCATGGACTGGAAATATCAGGGAGTTAAGAAATGTTGTGGAAAGATTGATTATTCTTGGTGGAAATACTGTTTCTGAAAGTGACGTTGCAAGTTTTGTAAGGAAATAA
- a CDS encoding YggS family pyridoxal phosphate-dependent enzyme → MSIKENYKAIQDQLTSGTQLVAVSKTHPVSAIQEVYDLGQRVFGENKVQELMEKAPLLPQDIQWHLIGHLQTNKVKYIAPFIDTIQSVDSEKLLTEINKEAGKNNRSIKVLLQVKIAAEESKFGLEISEAKAIFQQYIDGNFPHIEITGLMGMATFTDNEPQIRKEFLTLKAIFDELNQLKPLKTLSMGMSDDFPVAIECGANSVRVGSAIFGRRDYSQ, encoded by the coding sequence ATGAGTATTAAAGAAAATTATAAAGCGATACAGGATCAGCTCACTTCCGGTACACAACTGGTTGCCGTTTCAAAAACGCATCCGGTTTCTGCTATTCAGGAGGTTTATGATCTTGGACAAAGAGTCTTTGGAGAAAATAAGGTTCAGGAACTGATGGAAAAGGCTCCTCTCCTGCCTCAGGATATTCAATGGCATCTGATTGGACACCTGCAGACAAACAAAGTAAAGTATATTGCTCCATTCATAGATACCATCCAAAGTGTAGATTCAGAAAAACTATTGACTGAAATCAATAAAGAAGCAGGTAAAAACAACAGATCCATTAAAGTGTTGCTTCAGGTAAAAATTGCCGCAGAAGAAAGTAAATTCGGACTTGAAATTTCAGAAGCGAAAGCTATTTTCCAACAATATATTGATGGGAATTTCCCTCATATTGAAATTACCGGTTTAATGGGAATGGCTACTTTTACAGATAATGAGCCCCAGATCAGAAAAGAATTTTTAACTTTAAAGGCCATTTTTGATGAATTAAATCAACTAAAACCTTTAAAAACCTTATCGATGGGAATGAGTGACGATTTCCCTGTTGCGATTGAATGTGGTGCTAACTCTGTGAGGGTTGGATCTGCAATTTTCGGAAGAAGAGACTATTCCCAATAG
- a CDS encoding GNAT family N-acetyltransferase, producing the protein MGNIQFRNAELADLNKIVAIYNSTIASRMVTADVEEVSVESKIQWFNEHNSETRPLWIVEDLDGQIVGWVSFSSFHERSAYSGTVEVSIYLDESCRGKGYGKTILQYCIDNAGKFGINNLVALIFLHNEPSLKLFRHFGFEDWGTLPDVAVLDGIERSLKILGRRIQ; encoded by the coding sequence ATGGGAAATATACAATTCAGAAATGCCGAATTAGCCGATTTAAATAAAATTGTAGCCATTTACAACTCAACCATTGCTTCAAGAATGGTAACGGCAGATGTAGAAGAAGTTTCCGTAGAAAGCAAGATACAATGGTTTAACGAGCATAATTCTGAGACCAGACCCCTTTGGATAGTAGAAGATCTTGATGGACAGATTGTAGGATGGGTAAGCTTCAGTTCATTCCATGAAAGATCTGCTTACAGTGGAACCGTGGAAGTGAGTATTTATCTGGATGAAAGCTGCAGAGGAAAAGGGTATGGCAAAACCATTCTTCAGTATTGTATTGACAATGCCGGGAAATTTGGAATAAATAACCTGGTTGCCCTTATTTTCCTTCACAATGAACCAAGTTTAAAGCTGTTCAGGCACTTTGGATTTGAAGATTGGGGAACACTTCCAGATGTAGCTGTTTTGGATGGTATTGAGAGAAGCCTGAAGATTTTAGGGAGAAGAATTCAATAA
- a CDS encoding polysaccharide deacetylase family protein — translation MRKIFAGKSTNKAFLGMFALMSATSVVLHSCNFKNDVNEITSSQEHPAAETAPKMDDESVDPDKRVIYLTFDDGPNQGTENLLKILDKRNVCATAFLVGRHAYGSTKQKNDFKLLKESPLIELANHSFTHAHNKYSAFYKSADAVVRDFDIAKDSLKLHDKIARTPGRNIWRLNNINVTDIKSSTAAADGLKRAGYKVIGWDLEWRPTHKMTLKGSHEAMLKKVDSIFLNDLEKTSRHLVFLTHDQYLRDTDSINELDLFIEKLQKSNKFVFRKISQYPKINEVLN, via the coding sequence ATGAGAAAAATTTTTGCGGGAAAGTCAACAAATAAGGCTTTTCTCGGGATGTTTGCATTGATGAGTGCAACTTCAGTAGTATTACACAGCTGTAATTTTAAAAATGATGTGAACGAAATCACCAGTTCACAGGAACATCCTGCCGCAGAAACTGCCCCTAAAATGGACGATGAGAGTGTAGATCCGGATAAAAGAGTGATCTACCTTACCTTTGATGATGGCCCTAATCAGGGAACAGAAAATCTTCTCAAGATTCTTGACAAAAGAAATGTATGTGCCACCGCTTTTTTAGTAGGAAGACATGCCTATGGAAGTACAAAACAAAAAAATGATTTTAAGCTTTTAAAGGAAAGTCCTCTTATTGAATTGGCTAACCATAGCTTCACCCACGCTCATAACAAGTACTCTGCCTTTTATAAAAGTGCTGATGCAGTGGTACGTGATTTTGATATTGCCAAAGACAGCCTGAAGCTTCACGACAAAATAGCAAGAACTCCCGGAAGAAATATCTGGAGACTTAACAATATTAATGTAACTGATATCAAAAGTTCTACTGCCGCAGCAGATGGTCTTAAAAGAGCAGGTTATAAAGTGATCGGTTGGGATCTTGAATGGAGACCCACCCATAAGATGACCTTAAAAGGAAGTCATGAAGCCATGCTTAAAAAAGTAGACAGTATCTTCCTTAACGACCTTGAAAAAACTTCAAGACACCTGGTTTTCCTTACTCACGACCAATATCTTAGAGATACTGATTCCATCAACGAATTGGATCTGTTTATTGAAAAACTGCAAAAAAGCAACAAGTTTGTTTTCAGAAAAATCTCTCAGTATCCCAAAATTAATGAGGTGCTGAACTAG
- a CDS encoding MATE family efflux transporter: MNFLNKNYTKECLTLALPVMLTQVGQVSVNLFDNIIVGKLLGADALASVSLGNAVFFSIFVLALGFSFAIPPLVSEAHSKEDHATINSVFSHGFIINMAVGMILMLVLFAVMPLLYHSGQPEKIIPDTIGFLSIMVVSMIPIMAFQTLREVSEGLSYTIGVTKATIIANIINIALNYVFIKGLWGIPPMGVQGSALATLISRIFMVVFLYFVLLKEKRTRRYIKDFSLKVQDFSKAMFDKMVRLGLPTALQMFFEVTAFAGAAFICGLISAHDIASHQIALSMASFTFNLCVGFSVASTVMIGRKLGEQNFVELRKVGINNLKIAFIFMCICGLFFILGRNILPTFFTKKEEVEVITLASKLMIIAALFQLSDGIQVTALGMLRGLQDVKIPSIYTFIAYWVITIPLGYFFCVTLEMGAFGMWIALGLGLTVSAVFLVKRFLNMSAKRIKQNA; encoded by the coding sequence ATGAATTTTTTAAACAAAAACTACACAAAAGAATGCCTGACTTTGGCTCTGCCTGTGATGCTCACCCAGGTAGGGCAAGTTTCAGTGAATTTATTTGACAATATCATTGTCGGGAAACTCTTAGGGGCGGATGCATTAGCCTCTGTTTCTTTAGGGAATGCGGTGTTCTTCTCCATATTTGTATTGGCTCTTGGATTTTCATTTGCCATACCGCCATTGGTTTCAGAAGCACACTCAAAGGAGGATCATGCTACTATTAATTCTGTGTTCAGTCATGGTTTTATCATCAATATGGCTGTGGGAATGATCCTGATGCTGGTATTATTTGCAGTAATGCCTCTACTCTATCATTCCGGGCAGCCAGAGAAAATCATTCCTGATACAATAGGCTTTTTAAGTATTATGGTGGTCAGTATGATTCCCATTATGGCCTTCCAGACGCTTCGTGAAGTTTCAGAAGGCTTATCCTACACCATTGGAGTTACCAAGGCTACCATTATTGCTAACATCATCAATATTGCCCTAAACTACGTATTCATCAAAGGGCTTTGGGGAATTCCTCCAATGGGAGTACAAGGTTCTGCTTTAGCCACCTTAATTTCCAGAATTTTTATGGTGGTTTTCCTTTATTTTGTTTTGTTGAAGGAAAAAAGAACGAGACGTTATATCAAAGATTTTTCTTTGAAAGTACAAGACTTTTCTAAGGCTATGTTTGATAAAATGGTAAGATTAGGATTACCTACAGCTTTACAAATGTTCTTTGAAGTAACTGCTTTTGCCGGTGCAGCATTCATCTGCGGATTAATTTCTGCTCATGATATTGCTTCTCACCAGATCGCTTTGAGTATGGCTTCATTTACGTTCAACCTTTGCGTTGGATTCAGTGTGGCTTCTACGGTGATGATTGGAAGAAAACTGGGTGAACAGAACTTCGTTGAATTGAGAAAAGTAGGAATCAATAACTTAAAGATTGCTTTTATCTTTATGTGTATCTGTGGATTGTTTTTTATTTTAGGTAGAAATATATTGCCTACTTTCTTCACTAAAAAAGAAGAAGTTGAAGTAATCACCCTAGCATCAAAACTGATGATTATCGCCGCTTTATTCCAGCTTTCTGATGGAATTCAGGTAACAGCCTTAGGTATGTTGAGAGGTTTACAGGATGTAAAAATCCCGTCTATTTATACTTTCATTGCCTATTGGGTGATTACCATTCCTTTAGGATATTTCTTCTGTGTAACATTGGAAATGGGAGCTTTCGGAATGTGGATCGCTCTTGGACTAGGATTAACGGTTTCAGCCGTATTCCTTGTTAAACGATTCCTGAATATGTCCGCTAAGCGAATTAAGCAGAATGCATAA